The following proteins are encoded in a genomic region of Debaryomyces hansenii CBS767 chromosome G complete sequence:
- a CDS encoding DEHA2G03542p (similar to uniprot|Q12697 Saccharomyces cerevisiae YOR291w), whose product MGQSSRNVHHPPRSRRSSSIDRRSRHNSISSMESSTSFLVDDNNHEMFSGAASEIIPSSITSLHYPHHFGRFKSRHGSSVSRETSPLLETDYHQAVDIESVRSNESANSHETQRGFKFFSPDEIESAPGGSTLENPEDPIDYNTNWDYSVDKYTEEEPIELDEGPSLFHTQPGSSSTYMQQDNADLESSYGSLNSNSASHFERRNRSDSGDSDKSGSSINESVDHDRGEETLKDYPAVSKYQRFYLAEEDLVIGIAGYTNCMWKKVIYYFICVATLGLGYLVLRWFPKYKVNLRGNQSPLGKADWCVIENEFGELIIVDVTKQKHYERLSHFLTVYESEKDPGENGKLDLFDQRQTDPVIPFMHSFTYRYIKFFYNPVEDMFKNNSNWYDIRWLNIKNTKEGISQSTQEQRINIFDENSISIEEKTIVQLLMDEVFHPFYVFQIFSIFLWLEDDYYYYASCIFFISVISIANSLLETRTTIKRLQEISKFSCEVRVWRNGFWKQIESSELVPGDVFEVDPSLNVMPCDALLINGECVINESMLTGESVPVTKVSATSETVQYLPENFTVPMLAKSFLYNGTKLLKMKSANDEPVTAMTVKTGFNTTKGSLVRSMLFPKPTGFKFYEDSFKYIGFMLLIAAVGFTYSTYNFIKLGIPRRIMILRALDIITIVVPPALPATLTIGTTFAINRLKKFQIFCIAPTRVNIGGKLDVMCFDKTGTLTEDGLDVLGVHLANNARGRKEIVFEDMVDDIKFLNTDTMRAGEHETDNGKFLLGGMATCHSLRLIDDELLGDPLDAKMFEFTGWNFEEQSDGSNPVVFPKYESDGYRIMKEYEFISSLRRMSVIANDGKDNRFVFTKGAPEVMSDICKQESLPTNYEELLYKYTHSGFRVIALAYKSLDKAEKNTKDLSREVIESDLTFSGFIVFENKLKDSTKPTLNRLSEAKIRTVMCTGDNVLTAISVAKECELIEPWVEHIYIPTYQEGSNETNLVWEDFNNPEDKLDPILLRPLNSGIGNETSYGKHETYKLAITGDVFRYLLVDVKNPAIIQRMLMKCDIFARMSPDEKHELVEQLQKIDYTVGFCGDGANDCGALKAADVGISLSEAEASVAAPFTSRVFEISCVLDIIKEGRASLVTSFSCFKYMSLYSAIQFITVSILYKRGTNLGDFQFLYIDLFLILPLAIFMSWSKPFDKIVVKRPTANLVSPKVLVPLCCNILVLLSFQVFLWLLVQTQPWYMKPIPAGDDDVKSSDNTILFLFANFQYILIAVVLSIGPPYRQSFVSNYPFLVNLGVCTLVSTLIFTIDQRSWWGDIMQLTSLSSSFYCLILVSAVLNLGVMWMGEHYWFKTLALLYKRIFQRHKFERSSKTFKNLQAEDNLQTV is encoded by the coding sequence AACTGGCACCTGGTGGTTCGACGTTGGAAAATCCCGAGGATCCAATCGACTACAATACTAATTGGGATTATTCAGTTGATAAATACACAGAGGAAGAGCCTATAGAATTAGATGAAGGCCCATCACTTTTTCATACCCAACCAGGAAGTTCCAGCACGTATATGCAGCAAGATAATGCTGATCTTGAAAGCAGTTACGGATCATTAAATTCGAATTCAGCTTCGCACTTCGAGCGTCGCAATAGAAGTGATTCTGGCGACTCAGATAAGAGTGGCTCTCTGATTAATGAAAGCGTGGATCACGATAGAGGCGAAGAAACTCTCAAAGACTATCCGGCTGTTTCAAAGTATCAGAGGTTCTACTTGGCAGAGGAAGATTTAGTAATTGGTATTGCAGGATATACTAACTGTATGTGGAAAAAAGTAATATACTATTTTATTTGCGTTGCAACCTTGGGGTTAGGATACTTAGTTTTGAGATGGTTTCCTAAATATAAAGTCAATTTAAGGGGGAATCAATCACCATTGGGAAAAGCTGATTGGTGTGTTATTGAGAATGAATTTGGTGAATTGATTATAGTCGATGTTACCAAACAGAAGCATTATGAGAGACTTTCTCATTTTTTGACTGTTTATGAATCTGAGAAAGACCCAGGAGAGAATGGGAAATTGGACTTGTTTGATCAGAGACAAACAGATCCAGTTATTCCCTTTATGCATTCATTTACTTATAGATACATAAAGTTTTTCTATAATCCAGTGGAAGATATGTTCAagaataattctaattgGTACGATATTCGTTGGcttaatatcaaaaatacaAAAGAAGGAATTTCGCAATCAACTCAAGagcaaagaataaatatattcgACGAAAATTCGATTTCTATAGAGGAAAAGACGATAGTCCAATTATTGATGGATGAAGTTTTTCACCCATTTTATGTCTTTCAGATATTCTCTATCTTCCTTTGGTTAGAGGATgattactattattatgcatcttgtattttttttatatctGTTATTTCCATTGCAAACTCATTGCTTGAGACTAGAACGACGATTAAGAGATTGCAAgaaatttctaaattttcTTGTGAAGTTAGAGTTTGGAGAAATGGATTTTGGAAACAAATTGAATCGAGTGAATTAGTACCTGGTGACGTATTCGAAGTTGATCCTTCGCTTAACGTAATGCCTTGTGatgcattattaattaacgGTGAATGTGTTATCAATGAATCAATGTTGACAGGTGAAAGTGTTCCTGTTACTAAAGTAAGTGCAACTAGTGAAACGGTTCAATACTTGCCAGAGAATTTTACAGTTCCAATGTTAGCTAAGTCCTTCTTATATAATGGgacaaaattattgaagatgaagtcAGCAAATGATGAGCCAGTTACCGCAATGACAGTCAAGACCGGATTTAACACTACAAAAGGGTCATTGGTTCGTTCTATGTTATTTCCCAAGCCTACTGGATTTAAATTCTATGAAGACTCgtttaaatatattggaTTTATGCTCTTGATTGCGGCTGTTGGTTTTACGTATTCAACATAcaatttcatcaagttAGGTATcccaagaagaattatgatATTAAGAGCATTAGATATAATCACCATTGTTGTCCCACCGGCGTTACCAGCCACTTTAACTATTGGTACTACATTTGCAATTAAcagattgaagaaatttcaaatcttttGTATTGCTCCTACAAGGGTGAATATCGGAGGTAAATTAGATGTCATGTGTTTTGATAAAACCGGAACATTAACTGAAGATGGTTTAGATGTATTAGGAGTACACTTGGCTAATAATGCTAGAGGTAGAAAGGAAATAGTTTTTGAAGATATGGTCgatgatattaaattcttaaaTACTGACACTATGCGTGCAGGTGAACACGAAACAGACAATGGAAAGTTTTTATTAGGTGGAATGGCAACCTGTCATTCTTTGAGATTAATAGACGATGAATTATTGGGTGATCCACTTGACGCTAAGATGTTTGAATTTACCGGATGgaattttgaagaacaaTCCGATGGGTCAAACCCAGTAGTGTTCCCTAAGTATGAAAGCGATGGTTATAGAATAATGAAGGAATATGAGTTCATCTCTTCCTTGAGAAGAATGTCAGTCATTGCCAATGATGGGAAGGACAACAGGTTCGTATTTACGAAAGGTGCACCTGAAGTAATGTCTGATATTTGCAAACAAGAAAGTTTACCAACAAActatgaagaattattatacaaatatacCCATAGTGGATTTAGAGTCATTGCATTAGCATATAAACTGCTAGACAAAGCAGAGAAGAATACCAAAGATCTTTCTAGGGAAGTAATTGAGTCTGACTTAACCTTCAGTGGATTTATCGTGTTTgagaataaattaaagGATTCCACTAAGCCAACTTTAAATAGATTAAGTGAAGCCAAGATCAGAACGGTCATGTGTACTGGAGATAATGTATTAACCGCTATAAGTGTAGCTAAAGAATGTGAATTGATAGAGCCATGGGTCGAACATATCTACATTCCTACATATCAGGAGGGGAGTAATGAGACCAATCTTGTATGGGAAGATTTTAACAACCCTGAAGATAAATTGGACCCTATATTATTGAGGCCATTAAATTCAGGTATTGGAAATGAAACCAGCTACGGTAAGCACGAAACATATAAATTGGCGATCACCGGTGATGTATTCAGATACTTATTGGTTGATGTCAAAAACCCTGCAATCATTCAGCGCATGTTAATGAAATGTGATATATTTGCTCGTATGTCTCCCGACGAGAAACACGAATTGGTAGAACAGTTACAGAAGATTGATTACACGGTGGGTTTCTGCGGTGATGGCGCCAACGACTGTGGTGCATTAAAGGCAGCAGATGTGGGTATTTCGTTATCCGAAGCAGAAGCATCAGTAGCAGCTCCTTTTACTTCCAGAGTCTTTGAAATCTCGTGTGTATTGGATATCATCAAAGAAGGTAGAGCCAGTTTGGTCACTAGTTTCTCGTGTTTCAAGTATATGTCATTGTACTCTGCCATCCAGTTTATTACCGTAAGCATCCTATACAAGAGAGGTACCAACTTGGGTGATTTCCAATTTCTCTacattgatttatttttgatctTGCCATTGGCCATATTCATGTCGTGGTCCAAACCCTTCGACAAGATAGTAGTCAAGAGACCTACCGCCAACCTTGTATCGCCCAAGGTTTTGGTTCCATTATGCTGTAACATTTTAGTGTTATTGAGTTTCCAGGTATTTTTATGGTTGCTTGTTCAGACCCAGCCATGGTACATGAAGCCAATTCCCGCGGGAGACGACGATGTCAAGTCTTCAGATAACACGATTCTATTCTTGTTCGCaaactttcaatatatcCTAATTGCGGTTGTTTTGAGTATAGGACCTCCATACAGACAGTCCTTTGTTTCTAACTACCCATTCTTAGTCAATTTAGGAGTCTGTACCCTAGTTTCTACATTAATATTCACCATCGACCAACGCTCATGGTGGGGTGACATTATGCAACTTACGAGCCTCTCATCCTCATTTTACTGCTTGATTTTGGTGTCAGCAGTATTAAACTTAGGTGTCATGTGGATGGGTGAGCACTACTGGTTCAAGACCTTGGCCTTGCTCTACAagagaatatttcaaagacaTAAGTTTGAACGCAGTAGTAAAacattcaagaatttgcaAGCAGAAGATAACTTACAGACTGTATAG
- a CDS encoding DEHA2G03586p (highly similar to uniprot|P40046 Saccharomyces cerevisiae YER072W VTC1 Protein involved in vacuolar maintenance), giving the protein MSSQNKRIALPARVEPKVFFANERTFLSWLNFTVILGSLGVGLLNFGDSVGRISAGLFTFIAMLTMVYALVTYHWRAKAIRMRGSGPYDDRLGPTMLCIFLLVAVVINFILRIRA; this is encoded by the coding sequence atgtCAAGCCAGAATAAGAGAATTGCCTTACCAGCTCGAGTAGAACCAAAGGTGTTCTTTGCCAATGAAAGAACTTTCTTATCGTGGTTGAATTTCACCGTTATTTTGGGATCCCTAGGTGTTGGTTTGCTTAACTTTGGTGATTCAGTCGGTAGAATCTCAGCCGGTTTATTTACTTTTATTGCTATGCTTACTATGGTGTACGCGTTGGTTACATACCACTGGAGAGCCAAGGCCATCAGAATGAGAGGGTCAGGTCCATACGACGACAGACTTGGACCTACGATGTTGTGTATTTTCTTGTTGGTTGCGGTTGTGATCAACTTCATTTTGA
- a CDS encoding DEHA2G03564p (similar to uniprot|P25613 Saccharomyces cerevisiae YCR010C ADY2 Accumulation of DYads or uniprot|P32907 Saccharomyces cerevisiae YNR002C FUN34), with protein sequence MPASSESAHSYKNEPVESSPSIEEPISRVQEAGDGKEFLIIGGKKYYKHELMTAFGGTLNPGLAPTPVNSFANPAPLGLSAFALTTFVLSMFNAQGMGITTPNVVVGLACFYGGAVQFFAGCWEMLVGNTFGATALTSYGAFWLSYAAINIKAFGIAAAYEEDEVMFKNAVGFYLIGWAIVTFMFTMATLKSTVAFCALFSFLTITFILLGAGDLSQNVNVTRAGGVTGVITAFLGFYNAFAGTANKQNSYFTAYPIPMTRK encoded by the coding sequence ATGCCCGCTTCATCAGAATCTGCTCACAGCTACAAGAACGAACCAGTCGAATCGAGTCCTAGTATCGAGGAACCAATTTCCAGGGTCCAGGAGGCAGGAGACGGAAAGGAATTCCTTATTATTGGAGGAAAGAAATACTACAAGCACGAATTAATGACTGCGTTTGGTGGTACCCTTAATCCTGGTTTAGCGCCAACTCCAGTTAATCTGTTTGCTAACCCAGCACCATTAGGATTGTCTGCGTTCGCGTTGACTACATTTGTGCTTTCGATGTTCAATGCCCAAGGAATGGGAATCACAACTCCTAACGTGGTTGTTGGGTTAGCGTGCTTTTACGGGGGCGCAGTGCAATTTTTTGCTGGATGCTGGGAGATGCTTGTGGGTAACACTTTTGGTGCCACTGCATTGACGTCGTACGGTGCTTTCTGGTTGTCGTATGCCGCCATTAACATCAAGGCGTTTGGAATCGCTGCTGCAtacgaagaagatgaagtcATGTTCAAGAATGCGGTGGGTTTCTATCTTATAGGATGGGCTATAGTCACTTTCATGTTCACCATGGCCACCTTGAAGTCGACGGTAGCATTTTGCGCCTTATTTTCCTTTTTGACCATCACGTTCATCTTATTAGGTGCCGGAGATTTGTCGCAAAATGTCAATGTTACTAGAGCTGGTGGTGTCACTGGGGTTATTACTGCATTCCTTGGGTTCTACAACGCGTTTGCTGGTACTGCCAACAAGCAGAACTCTTACTTCACTGCGTACCCAATCCCAATGACCAGAAAGTAA